From the genome of Thermoflexus hugenholtzii, one region includes:
- a CDS encoding putative cobaltochelatase, with the protein MRVVFPFTAIVDQERMKRALVLCAIYPQIGGVLIRGERGTAKSTAARALAALLPEIDVVADCPFSCDPHQPATWCTLCRERVERGETLPVARRKTRFVDLPVSATEDRVVGTLDIERAIQKGERRFEPGVLAMANRGLLYVDEVNLLDDHIVDVLLDAAAMGVNVVEREGISFQHPARFILVGTMNPEEGDLRPQLLDRFALCVNVEGVRDPAQRAEILRRNLAFEQDPEGFRAEWEPYERQLSEEIAAARERLPHVVHTPRDLLLIAGLVSSLGVDGHRADLVILKTARAHAAFKGRDQITEEDILLAAELALPHRLKRRPFDEDGHLTLEQLAERMEQVRRQVEGNAPSQPASSPEGGTPKKAQRTDGELRDRSRPVGEESAPLQRQTVTRQEGVWWEGGKPVPIGETFRVKRLDTPKDRRERRVGGRRSVTRSARKRGRYIWARPSPGQADDLAFDATLRAAAPHQIERDRSRTALAIHPEDYHRKVRVRRAANLILFVVDASWSMAVAERMEATKGAILSLLTDAYQRRDRVGLIVFQKDRARLVLPPTSSVDLAKKALEDIPVGGKTPLSAGLLLAYEVLCREMLLRPEVRPLMILLTDGAGNVSMSELPPQEEAHRIADLFRERGIPCVVINMEHAAFDQGLAQALADHLGAPCYTLHELKAESLYSTVRSALG; encoded by the coding sequence ATGCGAGTGGTCTTCCCGTTTACGGCGATCGTCGACCAGGAACGGATGAAGCGGGCCCTGGTGCTCTGTGCGATCTATCCCCAGATCGGCGGGGTGCTGATCCGGGGGGAGCGGGGCACCGCCAAGTCTACCGCCGCCCGCGCCCTGGCCGCTCTCCTGCCTGAGATCGACGTGGTTGCGGACTGCCCTTTCTCCTGTGACCCGCACCAGCCCGCCACCTGGTGCACCCTCTGCCGGGAGCGGGTGGAGCGCGGCGAGACCCTCCCGGTGGCCCGGCGCAAAACCCGCTTCGTGGATCTGCCGGTGAGCGCCACGGAGGATCGCGTGGTGGGCACTCTGGACATCGAGCGGGCGATCCAGAAGGGGGAGCGCCGCTTTGAGCCCGGGGTGTTGGCCATGGCCAACCGGGGCCTGCTGTATGTCGATGAGGTGAACCTGCTGGACGATCACATCGTGGACGTCTTGCTGGACGCGGCGGCGATGGGGGTGAACGTCGTGGAGCGGGAGGGCATCTCCTTCCAGCACCCGGCCCGCTTCATCCTCGTGGGCACCATGAATCCCGAGGAGGGAGATCTGCGGCCGCAGCTGCTGGACCGCTTCGCCCTCTGCGTGAACGTGGAAGGGGTGCGGGATCCCGCCCAGCGGGCGGAGATCCTGCGGCGCAACCTGGCCTTCGAGCAGGACCCCGAGGGGTTCCGGGCGGAGTGGGAGCCTTACGAGCGGCAGCTTTCGGAGGAGATCGCCGCCGCCCGGGAGCGGCTCCCCCATGTGGTGCACACCCCGCGGGATCTGTTGCTGATCGCCGGGCTGGTCTCCAGCCTGGGGGTGGACGGCCATCGGGCGGACCTGGTGATCCTCAAGACGGCGCGGGCCCATGCCGCCTTCAAGGGCCGGGATCAGATCACCGAGGAGGACATCCTGCTGGCGGCCGAGCTGGCGTTGCCCCATCGTCTCAAGCGCCGGCCCTTCGACGAGGATGGGCACCTCACCCTGGAGCAGCTGGCCGAGCGCATGGAGCAGGTCCGGCGTCAGGTTGAAGGCAACGCCCCCTCTCAGCCCGCCTCCTCCCCGGAGGGAGGGACCCCAAAAAAAGCCCAACGCACCGACGGGGAGCTCCGTGATCGGAGCCGGCCCGTTGGGGAGGAATCCGCGCCGTTGCAACGCCAGACCGTCACCCGCCAGGAAGGCGTGTGGTGGGAGGGAGGGAAGCCGGTCCCCATTGGGGAGACGTTTCGGGTGAAGCGCCTGGACACCCCGAAGGATCGGCGGGAGCGACGGGTCGGGGGGCGTCGCAGCGTCACCCGCTCCGCCCGCAAGCGGGGCCGTTACATCTGGGCGCGCCCCTCCCCGGGCCAAGCGGATGATCTGGCCTTCGATGCGACCCTCCGGGCAGCCGCTCCCCATCAGATCGAGCGGGATCGCTCTCGGACCGCCCTGGCCATTCATCCGGAGGACTACCATCGCAAGGTGCGGGTCCGCCGGGCGGCCAATCTGATCCTGTTCGTGGTGGACGCCTCGTGGAGCATGGCGGTGGCGGAGCGGATGGAGGCGACCAAGGGGGCGATCCTCTCCCTGTTGACGGATGCCTATCAACGGCGGGATCGGGTGGGGCTGATCGTTTTCCAGAAGGATCGGGCCCGTCTGGTGCTGCCGCCCACCTCCAGCGTGGACCTAGCCAAGAAGGCGCTGGAGGACATCCCGGTGGGAGGCAAGACGCCGCTGTCGGCGGGCCTGCTTCTGGCGTATGAGGTGCTCTGCCGGGAGATGCTCCTGCGCCCGGAGGTGCGTCCGCTGATGATCTTGCTGACCGATGGGGCGGGGAACGTCTCCATGAGCGAGCTGCCGCCGCAGGAGGAGGCTCATCGCATTGCCGATCTCTTCCGGGAGCGGGGGATCCCGTGTGTGGTCATCAACATGGAGCACGCGGCCTTCGATCAGGGCCTCGCCCAGGCCCTGGCCGATCACCTGGGCGCCCCCTGCTACACCCTCCACGAGCTGAAAGCCGAATCCCTCTACTCCACGGTCCGGTCGGCGCTGGGGTAG
- a CDS encoding glycogen synthase encodes MRILYVIAEAAPFIKVGGLADVGYGLPRALRAMGHDVRVVLPRYRAIPGSAYDLRPLRPPLPVPLGLAGEIRVVEVEVSEATGVPTYFLWEEGYFGRDQVYGYPDDPQRFIFFCRAALALLRHLDWQPEILHGNDWHTGFLFLWLATVGRRDRFYRPIATVFTIHNMAYQGITGDALLAFGGISEHVDRLEVEPPGHINWLARGIAHADAVNTVSPRYAREILTPEFGFGLEPLLRRRADRLVGILNGLDPEAWDPSTDPALAARFDAEALERRVENKRAVQHAFGLPVREEIPLFAFIGRLIEQKGLPLLLEAAEALFARGIQVAVLGTGMPEYEEALAAWPARFPGQAGVRLAHDERLARLLYGGADVFLMPSKFEPCGLGQMIAMRYGALPLVHAVGGLADTVQDIDGEAGTGFVFSPFSVEAFLTAVDRALALYADRPAWQAAQRRAMSRDFSWSASARAYEDLYRRALAWHNP; translated from the coding sequence ATGCGCATCCTTTACGTGATCGCGGAGGCGGCTCCCTTCATCAAAGTCGGCGGACTGGCTGATGTCGGATATGGACTCCCCCGGGCGTTGCGGGCGATGGGCCACGACGTCCGGGTGGTCCTCCCCCGCTACCGGGCCATCCCGGGATCCGCTTACGACCTTCGCCCCCTGCGGCCTCCCCTCCCGGTCCCCCTGGGTCTCGCTGGGGAGATCCGGGTGGTCGAGGTTGAGGTGAGCGAGGCCACGGGAGTCCCCACCTATTTCCTCTGGGAGGAAGGGTATTTCGGCCGGGACCAGGTGTATGGATACCCGGATGACCCCCAGCGGTTCATCTTCTTCTGCCGGGCGGCCCTGGCCCTGCTGCGCCACCTCGACTGGCAGCCGGAGATCCTCCACGGCAACGACTGGCACACCGGCTTCCTGTTCCTCTGGCTGGCCACCGTCGGCCGGCGGGACCGCTTCTATCGTCCCATCGCCACGGTCTTCACCATCCACAACATGGCGTATCAGGGGATCACCGGGGACGCCCTGCTGGCCTTCGGGGGGATCTCCGAACATGTGGATCGACTGGAGGTGGAGCCCCCCGGCCACATCAACTGGCTGGCTCGGGGCATCGCCCATGCCGACGCGGTCAACACGGTGAGCCCCCGCTACGCCCGGGAGATCCTCACCCCGGAGTTCGGCTTCGGCCTGGAGCCCTTGCTCCGGCGACGGGCCGATCGCCTGGTCGGCATCCTGAACGGCCTGGACCCGGAGGCCTGGGATCCAAGCACGGATCCGGCCCTGGCGGCCCGGTTCGACGCGGAGGCCCTGGAGCGGCGGGTGGAGAACAAGCGGGCCGTCCAGCATGCCTTCGGTTTGCCCGTGCGAGAGGAGATCCCGCTCTTCGCTTTCATCGGGCGCCTGATCGAACAGAAGGGCCTCCCCTTGCTCCTGGAGGCCGCCGAAGCCCTGTTCGCCCGCGGGATCCAGGTGGCGGTCCTGGGGACCGGGATGCCGGAATACGAGGAGGCCCTGGCGGCGTGGCCCGCTCGCTTCCCCGGACAGGCCGGGGTGCGGCTGGCCCACGACGAGCGCCTGGCCCGGCTGCTCTACGGGGGCGCGGATGTGTTCCTGATGCCCTCGAAATTCGAGCCCTGCGGCCTGGGCCAGATGATCGCCATGCGCTACGGTGCCCTCCCCCTGGTCCACGCAGTGGGCGGCCTGGCCGACACCGTCCAGGACATCGACGGAGAAGCCGGCACGGGCTTCGTGTTCTCGCCGTTCTCCGTGGAGGCCTTCCTCACCGCGGTGGACCGCGCCCTGGCCCTTTACGCGGATCGCCCGGCATGGCAGGCAGCCCAGCGGCGAGCCATGAGCCGGGATTTCTCCTGGTCCGCCTCCGCCCGGGCCTACGAGGACCTTTACCGGCGGGCTCTCGCGTGGCATAATCCCTAA
- a CDS encoding YfhO family protein yields MLGPAEPLSAPDTGEPDEVQLLHRTATEVRYRARLSRPGLLITRDPWYPGWTVTVNGRPAPLRRADGVLMAVYLPAGESEIAFRFRPTSFYIGAWISGLTVFFLWPLTLWRMRRRATPPTQP; encoded by the coding sequence GTGCTGGGCCCCGCCGAGCCGCTGAGCGCCCCGGACACGGGGGAGCCGGACGAGGTCCAGCTCCTCCACCGGACCGCCACCGAGGTCCGCTATCGGGCGCGCCTGAGCCGCCCGGGGTTACTCATCACCCGCGATCCGTGGTATCCCGGATGGACGGTGACGGTCAACGGCCGCCCTGCCCCGTTGCGGCGCGCGGACGGCGTGCTGATGGCCGTGTATCTGCCCGCGGGGGAGAGCGAGATAGCCTTTCGGTTCCGGCCGACCTCGTTCTACATCGGAGCATGGATCAGCGGCCTCACCGTATTCTTCCTGTGGCCGCTCACCCTCTGGAGGATGAGGCGTCGCGCCACCCCTCCAACGCAGCCCTGA
- a CDS encoding glucose-1-phosphate adenylyltransferase: MRTVAMILAGGKGTRLSILTQKRAKPAVPFAGKYRIIDFALSNCVNSGIYLVGVCTQFRPRSLHEHIGSGAPWDLNGLHRGVWILTPYLGRADSDWYQGTADAIYQNLDFIEHHRPTHVLILAGDHVYKMNYNPMLRLHTEKNADLTIAALPVPLEEASRFGILETDEEGRVIRFEEKPIRPRSTLASMGIYVFRPEVLREVLTEDARNPESTHDFGKDIIPRMIEAYRVYAYRFSGYWVDVGTVQAYWEAHMDLLADNPPLDLHDREWVIHTRSEERPPVNIRTGAHVAHSLISDGCIIEGTVEYSVLSPGVRVKRGAVVRYSVIMTDTVIEPGAVVDRCIVDKNVVVGAEAHLGYGMDYSPNRLGDLSSGLTLVGKNAIIPPNARIGRNCIIAGDVTPEDFPDLHLPSGTTVGVIAPL, from the coding sequence ATGCGCACGGTGGCGATGATCCTGGCGGGGGGCAAGGGCACCCGCCTGAGCATTCTCACCCAGAAGCGGGCCAAGCCCGCGGTTCCGTTCGCCGGGAAATACCGCATCATCGATTTCGCCCTCTCGAACTGCGTGAACTCCGGCATCTACCTGGTAGGCGTCTGCACTCAGTTCCGACCCCGCTCCCTCCACGAGCACATCGGCAGCGGCGCCCCGTGGGATCTCAACGGGCTCCACCGCGGGGTCTGGATCCTCACCCCCTATCTGGGGCGGGCGGACTCCGACTGGTATCAGGGGACGGCGGACGCGATCTATCAGAACCTGGATTTCATTGAGCACCATCGCCCCACTCACGTGCTGATCCTGGCCGGCGATCACGTTTACAAGATGAACTACAACCCCATGCTCCGCCTCCACACGGAGAAGAACGCCGATCTCACCATCGCCGCCCTCCCCGTGCCCCTGGAGGAGGCCTCCCGCTTCGGCATCCTGGAGACCGATGAGGAGGGACGGGTGATCCGTTTCGAGGAGAAGCCCATCCGTCCCCGGAGCACCCTGGCCTCCATGGGCATCTACGTCTTCCGGCCGGAGGTGCTGCGCGAGGTGCTCACGGAGGACGCCCGCAACCCGGAGAGCACCCACGACTTCGGCAAGGACATCATCCCCCGTATGATCGAGGCCTACCGGGTTTACGCTTATCGGTTCAGCGGCTACTGGGTGGACGTGGGGACGGTGCAGGCCTACTGGGAAGCCCACATGGACCTGCTGGCTGACAACCCGCCCCTGGACCTCCACGACCGGGAGTGGGTGATCCACACCCGCAGCGAGGAGCGGCCGCCGGTCAACATCCGCACCGGCGCCCACGTCGCCCACAGCCTGATCTCCGACGGCTGCATCATCGAGGGCACGGTGGAATACAGCGTCCTCTCCCCGGGCGTGCGGGTCAAACGCGGCGCCGTGGTCCGCTACTCGGTGATCATGACCGACACGGTCATCGAGCCCGGGGCGGTGGTAGACCGCTGCATCGTGGACAAGAATGTGGTGGTGGGCGCCGAGGCCCACCTGGGCTACGGGATGGATTACAGCCCCAACCGCCTGGGGGACCTCTCCTCCGGGCTGACCCTGGTGGGCAAGAACGCGATCATCCCCCCGAACGCCCGCATCGGCCGCAACTGCATCATCGCCGGCGACGTCACCCCCGAGGACTTCCCCGACCTCCACCTCCCCAGCGGGACCACCGTCGGGGTCATCGCCCCCCTGTGA
- a CDS encoding glycosyltransferase family 39 protein: protein MSMRWGVLATIPLTFWVTLALMPPELAQIDEKHVLWQASSYGAIEIARNLMRDSHPPLYYWLVHLWWEIGGFDRPYAYRVLSILLGLTALPLAFQLGKQTAGPRIGMWTVILIALNPFYIFQLFLIRMYGGVIALGAASTWVWLLLLRRPSTRRWLAWMILQGILLFTHYYSVLLLLCQIVILGLYRPRGWQIGLMISTLLWGAFGLWLLQAYAGSMENTVRNLSAIPVRPRPWEVLEHFWASWLTGPLSDGHFARAAGLATALGALAVWICKGLRKRTPLPVQWQLIGMVSWLPLAMGAGIALRWPFFGARYFAMVLIPFLVWVITPIALRARWFVITFLVPGLISLPAMPLIQSFPDAGDTKEIAAMQILGDEDPILIQAWWHSLWPEYPRFRSYDWNDPRQRAIVLSQHPSFWFIGVTLYRGNWEGWVTDLQRTHTVDFYTEIDHFVPERRATVIHFTRKAQPVRWDPFPVRWENGLQLQAIGRIDESAKPGHPLRIALRMSTDRPLTSRWTLFLHLVDEHGQLWSNWDAEPEPGVQHWAPGQTIEVHRSLLIPLYTPPGRYRLQIGWYPTGAPGFPRLPLEGGASNSLIIGEIEVHPRVDPARVGSLSAGPVEVEPPVARMVQGIDGWRLEVQMRWRIRSYARISGWQVMLRTPDGSTPLQRAYRIPDATVVTPGWLTEIWISPPLSGTRPALSVLEILYEGHRIIERPVWIFPADTGWVYGWVFLNRFPR from the coding sequence ATGAGCATGCGCTGGGGAGTGCTGGCAACCATACCGCTGACATTCTGGGTTACGCTGGCCTTGATGCCTCCCGAGCTCGCTCAGATCGATGAGAAGCATGTGCTCTGGCAGGCTTCCTCTTATGGAGCGATCGAGATCGCCCGCAATCTGATGCGGGACAGCCATCCCCCACTTTATTACTGGCTGGTCCATTTATGGTGGGAGATCGGCGGCTTTGATCGCCCCTATGCCTATCGGGTGCTTTCTATTCTGCTGGGTCTGACGGCCCTTCCCTTAGCTTTCCAACTTGGCAAACAAACAGCGGGACCTCGCATCGGAATGTGGACAGTTATCCTGATCGCCTTAAACCCGTTTTATATTTTCCAGCTTTTCTTAATCCGGATGTATGGAGGCGTCATCGCCCTGGGCGCTGCATCAACATGGGTGTGGCTGCTTCTGCTACGACGTCCATCTACTCGACGATGGCTGGCCTGGATGATCCTTCAGGGGATTCTGCTTTTCACCCACTATTACAGCGTTCTATTGCTTCTCTGTCAGATCGTGATCCTTGGACTCTATCGTCCTCGGGGTTGGCAGATTGGGCTGATGATCTCTACGCTGTTGTGGGGCGCCTTCGGGCTCTGGCTCCTTCAGGCTTATGCGGGGAGCATGGAAAACACGGTGCGCAACCTTTCGGCGATTCCGGTGCGACCTCGGCCCTGGGAGGTCCTTGAGCACTTCTGGGCCAGCTGGCTAACTGGACCTCTGAGCGATGGACACTTCGCCCGAGCAGCGGGGCTGGCCACCGCGCTGGGAGCCCTTGCCGTGTGGATATGTAAAGGGCTTCGGAAACGGACCCCTCTCCCCGTCCAATGGCAACTGATCGGGATGGTTTCGTGGTTGCCCCTGGCAATGGGAGCCGGAATCGCATTGCGATGGCCCTTCTTCGGTGCAAGATACTTCGCGATGGTCCTTATCCCTTTCCTCGTATGGGTCATCACCCCTATTGCGCTTCGAGCGCGGTGGTTTGTCATAACCTTCCTCGTGCCGGGCCTGATCAGTTTGCCTGCAATGCCCCTTATCCAGAGCTTCCCGGATGCCGGGGATACGAAAGAGATTGCAGCCATGCAAATCCTTGGGGACGAGGACCCCATTCTGATCCAGGCCTGGTGGCATTCTCTTTGGCCAGAGTATCCAAGATTCCGCTCTTACGACTGGAATGATCCCCGTCAGCGTGCCATCGTCCTTTCACAACACCCATCCTTCTGGTTCATCGGGGTAACCCTCTACCGAGGTAATTGGGAGGGGTGGGTCACCGATCTCCAGCGGACTCACACTGTTGACTTTTACACGGAGATCGATCACTTCGTCCCCGAGCGTCGAGCGACCGTCATTCACTTCACCCGAAAAGCCCAGCCTGTCCGTTGGGATCCATTCCCTGTCAGATGGGAAAACGGATTACAGCTCCAAGCGATCGGCCGGATCGATGAAAGCGCCAAACCCGGTCATCCGCTCCGCATCGCCCTTCGCATGAGCACAGATCGTCCCCTCACGAGCCGATGGACGCTCTTTCTGCACCTGGTGGATGAGCATGGCCAGCTTTGGTCAAATTGGGATGCAGAGCCGGAGCCGGGAGTTCAGCACTGGGCTCCCGGTCAAACCATTGAAGTGCATCGCAGCCTGTTGATCCCTCTTTACACACCTCCCGGCAGGTATCGTCTTCAGATTGGCTGGTATCCGACCGGAGCTCCCGGATTTCCCAGGCTTCCTCTGGAGGGAGGCGCCAGCAATTCTCTGATCATCGGAGAGATAGAGGTCCACCCGCGCGTTGATCCCGCGCGTGTCGGGAGCCTCTCTGCCGGCCCCGTGGAAGTAGAACCCCCTGTAGCCCGCATGGTCCAAGGTATCGATGGGTGGCGGCTGGAAGTTCAGATGCGCTGGCGCATTCGGAGCTATGCCCGCATCTCAGGATGGCAAGTGATGCTACGCACTCCTGATGGATCCACACCTCTGCAACGCGCATATCGGATTCCAGATGCCACAGTGGTAACGCCGGGCTGGCTTACAGAGATCTGGATCAGTCCCCCGCTTTCGGGCACCCGACCTGCTTTGAGCGTTTTAGAGATTCTCTACGAAGGCCATCGCATTATAGAGCGCCCTGTATGGATTTTCCCGGCTGACACGGGCTGGGTTTATGGATGGGTGTTCCTGAATCGCTTTCCACGCTGA